In a genomic window of Magnolia sinica isolate HGM2019 chromosome 14, MsV1, whole genome shotgun sequence:
- the LOC131225712 gene encoding T-complex protein 1 subunit theta-like isoform X1: MDVWNKDEVVSQMKAIVASKQFVQEDILCPLIADACIQVSPKNLVNFNVDNVHVVKLLGGGLHNCSIVRGMVLKTDVVGSIKQMENARRYKAYSHDTIVLARAEYGSGSSQGWVAKVPMLLRIFEHFAQVSQHCHFKC, encoded by the exons ATGGATGTGTGGAACAAGGATGAAGTTGTTTCCCAAATGAAAGCTATTGTGGCCAGCAAGCAGTTCGTACAAGAAGATATTTTGTGCCCTCTTATTGCGGAT GCATGCATCCAGGTCAGCCCCAAGAACCTAGTGAACTTTAATGTAGATAATGTTCATGTCGTAAAGCTTCTTGGAGGAGGTCTGCATAACTGTTCAATTGTTCGTGGCATGGTCCTGAAAACTGATGTTGTTGGAAGTATAAAACAAATGGAAAATGCAAGG AGGTACAAGGCTTATAGCCATGACACCATTGTCCTGGCTAGAGCTGAGTATGGAAGTGGAAGCTCTCAAGGTTGGGTTGCCAAGGTTCCAATGTTGTTG AGAATTTTCGAGCACTTTGCACAGGTAAGCCAACACTGTCATTTTAAGTGTTAG
- the LOC131225712 gene encoding T-complex protein 1 subunit theta-like isoform X2, which yields MDVWNKDEVVSQMKAIVASKQFVQEDILCPLIADACIQVSPKNLVNFNVDNVHVVKLLGGGLHNCSIVRGMVLKTDVVGSIKQMENARRYKAYSHDTIVLARAEYGSGSSQGWVAKVPMLLTGAGKTYSMEVK from the exons ATGGATGTGTGGAACAAGGATGAAGTTGTTTCCCAAATGAAAGCTATTGTGGCCAGCAAGCAGTTCGTACAAGAAGATATTTTGTGCCCTCTTATTGCGGAT GCATGCATCCAGGTCAGCCCCAAGAACCTAGTGAACTTTAATGTAGATAATGTTCATGTCGTAAAGCTTCTTGGAGGAGGTCTGCATAACTGTTCAATTGTTCGTGGCATGGTCCTGAAAACTGATGTTGTTGGAAGTATAAAACAAATGGAAAATGCAAGG AGGTACAAGGCTTATAGCCATGACACCATTGTCCTGGCTAGAGCTGAGTATGGAAGTGGAAGCTCTCAAGGTTGGGTTGCCAAGGTTCCAATGTTGTTG ACTGGAGCTGGGAAGACATACAGCATGGAGGTGAAGTGA
- the LOC131225712 gene encoding T-complex protein 1 subunit theta-like isoform X3: MDVWNKDEVVSQMKAIVASKQFVQEDILCPLIADACIQVSPKNLVNFNVDNVHVVKLLGGGLHNCSIVRGMVLKTDVVGSIKQMENARRYKAYSHDTIVLARAEYGSGSSQGWVAKVPMLLMPLMQ, encoded by the exons ATGGATGTGTGGAACAAGGATGAAGTTGTTTCCCAAATGAAAGCTATTGTGGCCAGCAAGCAGTTCGTACAAGAAGATATTTTGTGCCCTCTTATTGCGGAT GCATGCATCCAGGTCAGCCCCAAGAACCTAGTGAACTTTAATGTAGATAATGTTCATGTCGTAAAGCTTCTTGGAGGAGGTCTGCATAACTGTTCAATTGTTCGTGGCATGGTCCTGAAAACTGATGTTGTTGGAAGTATAAAACAAATGGAAAATGCAAGG AGGTACAAGGCTTATAGCCATGACACCATTGTCCTGGCTAGAGCTGAGTATGGAAGTGGAAGCTCTCAAGGTTGGGTTGCCAAGGTTCCAATGTTGTTG ATGCCATTAATGCAATAA